Proteins encoded within one genomic window of Candidatus Pseudothioglobus singularis PS1:
- a CDS encoding DMT family transporter, which produces MSILTISPKVIPWIFVWIWSTGFLAAKFGLPYAEPFTLLLYRFIFTLLFLLIVIRFKKSPWPKSKIAFLHLMVVGALIHGVYLGGVFQAIKWGMPAGLSAMIIGLQPLGMALMAGIILKEHVSKRQWLGLIIGLLGLYLVLFERLDLSSEFAFDGFSIWAVFAVIASLFGISIGAVYQKRFCSDMDLISGTWVQYFSAVVLCTLIVLLFETGEVSWTGPFILTLAWQVLALSVGAIFLLMTMIKQGATASVGSYFYLVAPLVAIQAWFLFEETISFISIAGVVLISFGVAITSSKKLKN; this is translated from the coding sequence ATGAGTATTTTAACGATAAGCCCTAAAGTTATTCCATGGATTTTTGTGTGGATTTGGAGTACTGGATTTTTGGCAGCTAAATTTGGATTGCCATATGCAGAACCCTTCACTCTATTGCTATATCGTTTTATTTTTACGCTCTTATTTTTGCTCATTGTTATAAGATTTAAAAAAAGCCCCTGGCCTAAATCTAAAATAGCGTTTTTGCATTTGATGGTAGTGGGAGCTTTAATCCATGGCGTTTACCTGGGCGGGGTTTTTCAAGCTATTAAATGGGGAATGCCAGCTGGACTCAGTGCTATGATTATTGGCTTACAGCCTCTTGGCATGGCACTCATGGCCGGCATTATTTTGAAAGAACACGTTTCAAAAAGGCAATGGCTGGGTTTAATAATTGGTTTATTGGGCTTATATCTAGTATTGTTTGAAAGGCTTGATTTGAGTAGTGAATTTGCTTTTGATGGATTCTCGATTTGGGCTGTATTTGCTGTCATAGCATCGCTATTTGGAATTTCTATCGGAGCGGTTTATCAGAAGCGTTTTTGCAGTGACATGGACTTAATAAGTGGGACATGGGTTCAATATTTTAGTGCAGTAGTCCTCTGTACCTTGATTGTGCTATTGTTTGAAACTGGTGAAGTGAGCTGGACAGGGCCTTTCATACTCACTTTGGCGTGGCAGGTATTAGCTCTTTCTGTTGGTGCAATTTTTTTATTAATGACAATGATTAAACAAGGGGCGACTGCAAGTGTAGGAAGTTATTTCTATTTAGTGGCACCGCTAGTGGCGATTCAGGCTTGGTTTTTGTTTGAAGAAACTATAAGTTTTATTTCAATAGCTGGCGTTGTTCTTATATCTTTTGGCGTAGCAATAACCTCCTCAAAAAAGTTGAAAAACTAA
- a CDS encoding carboxymuconolactone decarboxylase family protein: MDKKLFELGLSKRKATLGKEYVQKNLDAADDFNEDFQKQMTEWCWGFGWGDETIDKKTRSMMNLTMLAALGKMDEWEIHLKGALTNGVSKNEIKSILHVIAIYCGVPQGVECFKVARGVLEEAGEIQP, encoded by the coding sequence ATGGATAAAAAATTATTTGAATTAGGCTTATCTAAAAGAAAGGCAACACTGGGGAAAGAATATGTTCAAAAAAACTTAGATGCTGCTGATGACTTTAATGAGGACTTTCAGAAACAAATGACTGAATGGTGCTGGGGATTTGGCTGGGGGGATGAAACTATTGACAAAAAAACAAGGTCAATGATGAACCTTACTATGCTTGCTGCACTTGGAAAAATGGATGAGTGGGAAATACATCTTAAAGGTGCCTTAACAAATGGTGTAAGTAAAAACGAGATCAAATCAATTCTGCATGTGATTGCAATATACTGCGGCGTTCCTCAAGGAGTAGAGTGTTTTAAAGTTGCAAGAGGAGTTTTAGAGGAGGCAGGTGAAATCCAACCTTAG
- a CDS encoding aldehyde dehydrogenase gives MEYFKHYINGKFSDGLEQFETLNPANGKPWASFPAASEQESNSAIESAHSALYDGPWSKLNATQRGKLIHKLGDLIAKHASELGDLETQDSGKLAVETRAQSSYVADYYYYYAGLADKIQGEVLPIDKPDMQVFTTREPIGVVVAIVPWNAQLFLAATKIAPALAAGNTVVVKASEQAPAALFKFAELVDESGFPPGVINIITGFPEPCGRVLTTHPKVARIAFTGGTEVARHIIRNSAENFAHVSLELGGKSPMIIFEDCNIEGAVNGIIAGNFGASGQSCVAGSRVFIHRSIHSKIIALVTERAKSIVVGDPLDSKTQVGPLATENQVERASKVVQNSITQGASLVFGGKKPSQHKEGWYFEPTLLDCPDQEFDCVKTELFAPVISVIAFDTEEEAIAMANDSDYGLGSGVFTENLARAHRVSSKIHSGIVWINTYRAISPISPFGGFKQSGGSREAGIDAIHEYTRTKTTWINTSSEPMSNPFIMR, from the coding sequence ATGGAGTATTTTAAACACTACATTAATGGCAAATTCAGTGATGGATTAGAACAATTTGAAACACTGAACCCTGCAAATGGCAAGCCTTGGGCTTCTTTTCCTGCTGCATCAGAACAAGAATCAAACTCTGCAATTGAGTCTGCACACTCAGCCTTATATGATGGCCCATGGTCAAAACTAAACGCAACACAAAGAGGCAAGTTAATTCACAAGCTTGGAGATTTAATTGCTAAGCATGCGTCAGAGCTTGGCGATCTTGAAACTCAAGATAGTGGAAAGCTAGCAGTTGAGACTCGAGCTCAATCTAGTTATGTAGCTGACTATTACTATTACTATGCTGGCTTAGCAGATAAAATCCAAGGCGAGGTTCTCCCAATTGATAAACCTGACATGCAAGTATTTACAACTCGTGAGCCTATTGGTGTTGTTGTTGCTATTGTTCCATGGAATGCTCAGCTTTTTCTAGCAGCTACTAAGATAGCGCCTGCCTTAGCTGCAGGCAATACTGTTGTAGTAAAAGCTTCTGAACAAGCACCTGCAGCACTATTTAAATTTGCTGAGTTGGTTGACGAAAGCGGATTTCCTCCAGGAGTAATTAACATAATCACTGGCTTTCCTGAGCCTTGTGGCAGGGTTTTAACCACCCATCCAAAGGTTGCAAGAATTGCTTTTACTGGGGGAACTGAAGTGGCTCGACATATTATAAGAAATAGTGCAGAAAATTTTGCTCATGTTAGCCTCGAGCTAGGGGGAAAGTCACCGATGATAATATTTGAAGACTGTAATATTGAAGGTGCTGTTAATGGAATTATAGCTGGGAATTTTGGAGCGTCTGGACAAAGTTGTGTTGCTGGATCGCGTGTATTCATTCATAGGTCGATTCACTCAAAAATAATTGCATTAGTTACAGAGCGTGCAAAGAGCATCGTTGTAGGTGACCCATTAGACAGCAAAACTCAGGTTGGCCCCCTTGCAACAGAAAATCAAGTTGAAAGAGCTTCCAAAGTTGTCCAGAATTCTATTACTCAGGGAGCCAGTTTAGTTTTTGGTGGAAAAAAGCCGAGTCAACATAAAGAAGGATGGTATTTTGAACCTACACTTCTAGATTGCCCTGATCAAGAATTTGATTGTGTCAAGACAGAGCTTTTTGCACCTGTTATTAGTGTTATTGCATTTGATACTGAAGAAGAGGCAATAGCTATGGCCAATGACTCAGACTATGGACTTGGATCTGGAGTTTTTACTGAAAATTTAGCGAGAGCTCATCGTGTCAGTTCAAAAATACATTCAGGAATTGTTTGGATAAATACGTATCGTGCAATCTCACCTATATCTCCTTTTGGTGGCTTTAAACAAAGTGGTGGTAGCCGCGAAGCTGGAATTGATGCGATTCATGAATACACTCGGACTAAAACAACATGGATAAATACCTCGTCAGAACCCATGAGCAACCCCTTTATAATGAGGTAG
- a CDS encoding LLM class flavin-dependent oxidoreductase: MDFSLFAHMERIDEGQSQKRLYEEFVELCQIADRSGFKTIWNGEHHGMNFTIAPNPFVNLVDLANKTENVRLGTGTIIAPFWHPIKLAEEAAMTDIISGGRLELGIARGAYSFEYDRLADGIDPFSAGNALREIVPAIKALWKGDYTGEGEHWSFPKTTSSPKPQQTPNPPIWIAARDQNSHDFALKEGCNVQVTPLWFGDEEVISLMEKFNIACETHKEIKRPKIMVLRHTFVAETEEEISQGAKDISRFYCYFGAWFKNERPVEQGLIERLTDEEMAKLEMYSPENMRKNSIIGTPEEVINRIKLCEELGYDEYSYWIDSSMDFETKKKSLQLFIDKVMPAFN; the protein is encoded by the coding sequence ATGGATTTTTCTTTATTTGCTCATATGGAAAGAATAGACGAAGGTCAGTCTCAAAAAAGACTCTATGAAGAGTTTGTTGAACTTTGTCAAATAGCCGACAGGTCTGGCTTTAAAACAATATGGAATGGAGAGCATCACGGCATGAACTTTACGATTGCTCCAAACCCATTTGTGAATCTTGTTGATTTGGCTAACAAGACTGAAAATGTTAGACTCGGCACCGGTACTATTATTGCACCTTTTTGGCACCCTATAAAACTTGCTGAAGAGGCTGCAATGACTGATATTATTTCCGGGGGAAGACTTGAACTAGGGATTGCAAGAGGGGCATATTCTTTTGAGTACGATCGACTAGCTGATGGAATTGATCCGTTTTCTGCTGGAAACGCTTTAAGAGAAATTGTTCCAGCAATCAAAGCACTGTGGAAAGGCGACTATACTGGTGAAGGTGAACACTGGTCATTTCCAAAAACTACTAGCTCGCCCAAACCTCAACAAACTCCTAATCCACCAATTTGGATTGCGGCCAGGGATCAAAACTCACATGATTTTGCCTTAAAAGAAGGGTGTAATGTCCAAGTAACACCTCTTTGGTTTGGTGATGAAGAAGTCATTTCGCTAATGGAAAAATTTAACATAGCATGTGAAACACATAAAGAAATTAAGCGACCAAAAATAATGGTTTTACGCCATACATTTGTTGCAGAAACTGAAGAAGAAATTTCTCAAGGCGCTAAAGATATTTCACGCTTTTATTGTTATTTTGGCGCTTGGTTTAAAAATGAAAGGCCTGTTGAGCAAGGACTAATTGAGAGGCTCACAGATGAAGAGATGGCGAAACTTGAAATGTATTCTCCAGAAAATATGCGCAAAAATAGCATTATAGGCACACCAGAAGAGGTCATTAATCGCATCAAACTATGTGAAGAACTCGGATATGATGAATACAGTTATTGGATTGACAGCAGCATGGACTTTGAAACAAAAAAGAAATCACTACAGCTTTTTATTGATAAAGTTATGCCTGCATTTAACTAG
- a CDS encoding flavin reductase family protein codes for MNKKDKTRELRQALGSFPTGVTVVTCLDSNNNPLGFTANSFTSVSLEPQLISICIDKDSFNIESFSIVGHFAVSVLSEDQQAISTTFATPNEDRFLDIEWNSKNTGSPIIKGAVAWFDCDTEQVISAGDHLILIGKVIAFDSTPKTPLMYLRGNYVNLGLEQKMRLAMENENTIIVVGALIEWQKKVLLLKDKTSGKLYFPSASRLGHIDDEQSLLGVLNKLSISISEHYLFSVFEKPLDKTSLIYYRAQAKEGSIESQNNFYDFDAIPFDKLNDEASRIMLKRYIKERDLNAFGIFVGKESEGKIEAISTTN; via the coding sequence ATGAATAAAAAAGACAAAACTAGAGAATTAAGACAAGCATTAGGATCATTTCCTACAGGAGTAACTGTTGTAACTTGTCTCGACTCAAACAATAACCCGCTGGGATTTACTGCCAACTCATTTACATCTGTCTCTCTAGAGCCGCAACTAATCTCAATATGTATTGATAAAGACTCCTTTAATATTGAATCCTTTTCAATAGTTGGGCACTTTGCAGTGAGCGTTCTTTCTGAAGATCAACAGGCTATCTCAACAACATTTGCAACTCCAAATGAAGATCGTTTTTTGGATATTGAGTGGAATTCAAAAAATACTGGAAGTCCAATTATTAAAGGCGCTGTAGCCTGGTTTGATTGTGATACTGAACAGGTTATTAGTGCTGGAGATCATCTGATTCTAATTGGGAAGGTTATTGCCTTTGACAGCACCCCTAAGACACCGCTTATGTATCTTAGGGGTAATTATGTTAATCTTGGTCTCGAGCAAAAAATGAGACTAGCAATGGAGAATGAAAATACAATAATAGTTGTGGGTGCATTAATTGAATGGCAAAAAAAAGTGCTCCTGCTAAAAGACAAAACAAGCGGCAAACTTTATTTTCCTTCTGCCTCCAGGCTTGGGCATATTGATGATGAACAAAGTCTTCTTGGAGTTCTAAACAAGCTAAGTATTTCAATTAGCGAACACTATCTTTTTTCAGTCTTTGAAAAGCCTCTGGATAAAACAAGCCTCATTTATTATCGTGCTCAGGCTAAAGAAGGATCAATTGAATCTCAAAATAACTTTTATGACTTTGATGCAATTCCGTTTGACAAACTTAATGATGAAGCGAGTAGAATAATGCTCAAGCGTTATATTAAAGAGAGAGATTTGAATGCTTTTGGGATTTTTGTTGGAAAAGAAAGTGAAGGTAAAATTGAGGCAATCAGTACAACTAATTAA
- a CDS encoding alpha/beta fold hydrolase — MSNLRKDNLNKSTNLLDKDSTAYSVFGESGPYLIFVHGVGMSGEIWTPQVKHFFSNYRVITYDFLGHGQSPIPKKPPSIEDYVEQLNSLVETINISNFSLVGHSMGALISVAFGLKYPEKITALISLNMVYKRSINAQSDVIERANLILKQGEINNIDQTLDRWFKNKTEYHQIQQIKKVHQLLTDVNPQGYGYAYKLFAESDRHFENKLSELSVPVLYLTGSDDPNSTPDMSSEMAHESPQGSFISIANEAHMMAYIAPEKINPVIEKFIKMNE, encoded by the coding sequence ATGAGCAACTTGAGAAAAGACAATCTAAATAAATCAACCAATCTTTTGGATAAAGATAGCACTGCCTATAGTGTTTTTGGTGAGAGTGGCCCATACTTAATTTTTGTTCATGGAGTTGGTATGTCTGGTGAAATTTGGACACCCCAAGTGAAACATTTTTTTTCTAACTATAGAGTTATAACATATGACTTTCTTGGGCATGGCCAGAGTCCAATCCCAAAAAAACCCCCTTCCATTGAGGACTATGTTGAACAACTCAACTCACTTGTAGAAACAATTAATATCTCTAATTTCAGTCTAGTTGGCCACTCCATGGGTGCTCTAATAAGTGTTGCTTTTGGCCTAAAGTATCCAGAAAAAATTACCGCATTAATATCTCTAAATATGGTTTATAAAAGAAGTATAAATGCTCAAAGTGATGTAATCGAACGTGCAAATTTAATTTTAAAACAAGGTGAAATAAATAATATAGACCAAACCTTGGATAGATGGTTTAAAAATAAAACAGAATATCACCAAATTCAGCAAATAAAGAAAGTGCATCAACTTTTAACTGATGTAAATCCGCAGGGTTATGGATACGCATATAAATTATTTGCAGAGTCTGATCGTCACTTTGAAAATAAACTTTCAGAACTTAGCGTACCTGTTTTATACTTAACTGGGAGTGACGATCCAAACTCAACCCCAGATATGTCAAGCGAAATGGCTCATGAATCTCCTCAAGGCAGTTTTATCAGTATTGCAAATGAAGCACATATGATGGCGTATATTGCCCCAGAAAAGATAAATCCAGTAATTGAAAAATTTATAAAAATGAATGAATAA
- a CDS encoding plastocyanin/azurin family copper-binding protein yields MRIIFTLLFFLNLVIISKVALAETIQIEFTENDSYSLEIAYIDAGDTIEWLPKNEGHNVEFIAGPKMDELPNNSKINESHSVLFKTPGIYLYGCTPHLNMGMLGLIIVGNDFHNLNEVNKIELSYVANSVLNRLIRTAQSN; encoded by the coding sequence ATGCGAATTATATTTACATTATTATTTTTTCTAAATTTAGTAATAATTTCAAAAGTTGCTCTAGCAGAAACTATTCAAATTGAGTTTACTGAAAATGACTCATATAGCCTTGAAATAGCATATATTGATGCTGGAGATACTATAGAGTGGTTGCCAAAAAATGAGGGGCATAATGTTGAGTTTATTGCGGGCCCCAAAATGGATGAACTTCCTAATAATTCCAAAATTAATGAGTCTCACTCTGTTCTTTTTAAAACTCCAGGGATTTATTTGTATGGTTGCACACCGCATCTAAATATGGGTATGTTAGGTCTAATTATCGTCGGTAATGATTTTCATAATCTAAATGAAGTCAATAAAATTGAATTGTCATATGTTGCGAATTCAGTTTTAAATCGATTAATAAGAACTGCTCAATCGAATTAA
- the grpE gene encoding nucleotide exchange factor GrpE translates to MTKKKEQKTQKNASDKVNEEISDSSKIEDLTSQLEEAQQSTKDNWDKLLRSQAEMENLKRRTSKDLENAHKFALDGFVKALLEVSDSLSMGLKSATDEKATLENTVEGLELTNKVFSSTLEKFGVETVNPVGEKFNPDLHEAVTMIPMPDKTSNTVLEVIQTGFTLNGRLVRPALVIVVQ, encoded by the coding sequence ATGACAAAAAAGAAGGAACAAAAAACTCAAAAGAATGCCTCTGATAAAGTAAATGAAGAGATATCTGATAGCTCAAAAATTGAAGACTTGACATCTCAACTTGAAGAGGCGCAACAGTCTACCAAGGATAATTGGGATAAACTTTTGCGTTCCCAAGCTGAAATGGAAAATCTCAAAAGAAGAACCTCAAAAGACTTAGAGAATGCCCATAAATTTGCCCTTGACGGATTTGTTAAAGCACTGCTTGAGGTCAGTGATTCACTCTCAATGGGTCTAAAATCGGCAACAGATGAAAAAGCTACCTTAGAAAATACTGTTGAAGGACTGGAACTTACAAACAAAGTCTTCAGCTCAACACTTGAAAAATTTGGCGTAGAAACAGTAAATCCCGTTGGGGAAAAATTTAACCCAGACCTTCATGAAGCGGTAACAATGATTCCAATGCCTGACAAAACATCTAATACTGTGCTGGAGGTTATTCAAACAGGATTTACACTTAATGGCCGTCTAGTTCGACCAGCGCTAGTCATAGTCGTTCAGTAA
- a CDS encoding NAD(+)/NADH kinase has protein sequence MFNSVGVICKPNDFTSQKTALELGVLLKDLGVNFLQDQEKFESEADLIIVVGGDGTILNTARTYVDFNIPILGVNLGRLGFLADVSVDSMATVVSEILNGEYIKEQRALLSCQVEKNDEVLSQHLAFNEVVIHRNATPRMIEFELYVDDDFVNNQRADGIIITTPTGSTAYALSSGGPIMHPSTNAICLVSISPHTMSHRPFILHGESEVLINLLDCDERATISFDAQSSLSASEGVALRIKRHSNFVHLIHPKGYDYFEIIRSKLHWGQKV, from the coding sequence ATGTTTAATTCTGTCGGCGTTATCTGTAAACCTAATGATTTTACCAGTCAAAAAACTGCTTTGGAGCTTGGAGTCCTTCTTAAGGATCTTGGCGTTAATTTTTTACAGGACCAAGAGAAGTTTGAAAGTGAAGCGGATTTAATAATCGTTGTTGGCGGCGACGGTACTATTTTAAATACTGCAAGAACCTATGTTGATTTTAATATCCCTATTCTTGGGGTGAATTTAGGGCGATTAGGCTTTTTGGCGGATGTTTCGGTTGATTCAATGGCTACAGTGGTGAGTGAAATTCTTAATGGAGAATATATAAAAGAGCAAAGGGCACTTTTAAGCTGCCAGGTCGAGAAAAATGATGAGGTTCTATCTCAACATCTAGCCTTTAATGAGGTGGTTATTCATCGAAACGCAACACCGAGAATGATTGAGTTTGAGCTGTATGTTGATGATGACTTTGTTAATAACCAAAGAGCTGATGGAATTATCATCACAACTCCGACAGGTTCAACTGCTTATGCTTTGTCAAGCGGAGGGCCAATTATGCATCCAAGCACCAATGCAATTTGTCTGGTTTCAATTAGCCCACACACAATGAGCCACAGGCCATTTATACTTCATGGAGAAAGTGAAGTATTGATCAACCTTTTAGATTGTGATGAGAGGGCGACAATCAGTTTTGATGCTCAGTCTTCTTTATCTGCTTCTGAGGGAGTTGCATTGAGAATTAAAAGACACAGTAATTTTGTCCACCTTATTCATCCTAAGGGCTATGATTATTTTGAAATTATTCGTTCAAAACTTCACTGGGGTCAAAAAGTTTAA
- the recN gene encoding DNA repair protein RecN has translation MLEYLNIKNLVVVEELNIDFNLGMTVITGETGAGKSILVQALSIVSGGRSDASLVRNGAAKAEITASFNIHSNLKLKSYLESQDLDSDSECILRRIIVSDGKSRSYVNGRKVPLSVLSNIGSYLIDMHGQNEHQLLLRTNHHRILLDDFSGSQVLCDEVNKAYVNYHDVKSKLETLSAESALLSSQKELLMHQLDELNQAEINLEELNNIEDEYKASVNSSELVEKISKILNLLNDDRGVNNILIESESELEQSKELDSRLNGIRELISSAQVQVQESVYDLNDYLSKISNQEDNLTHLSERITLLHGLGRKHNCQITELVDVQKTLQEKVNELSSSYEALDKLYQQQEAFEKEYFVRSKILTQERKKASKILSKEVTLLMQNLGMPGSEIIFEVGPPVAEVKLNGVDEVVIQVKTNAGQDFKPLNKVASGGELSRISLALSVSGTNTVLIPCVVFDEVDVGISGSVAEIVGQMLKKLSKKYQIICVTHLAQVAAQGEDHMKVEKTQKDGLTFTSVKSLSRKERADEVARILGGIKISNKTRIAAEEMIDTGS, from the coding sequence ATGCTTGAGTACCTGAATATTAAAAACCTTGTTGTTGTAGAAGAGTTAAATATAGATTTTAATCTTGGTATGACAGTTATTACAGGAGAAACAGGGGCTGGAAAGTCAATACTTGTTCAAGCGTTAAGTATAGTTTCTGGTGGCCGTTCTGATGCATCTTTAGTGAGAAATGGTGCAGCTAAGGCAGAAATTACTGCTTCTTTTAATATCCATTCAAATCTAAAGCTCAAGTCCTATCTTGAGAGCCAAGATTTAGATAGTGATTCGGAATGTATTTTAAGAAGAATAATTGTTTCAGATGGCAAGTCGCGTTCATACGTTAATGGCAGAAAAGTGCCATTGTCAGTGCTCAGTAATATAGGAAGTTATCTGATCGATATGCACGGTCAAAACGAACATCAACTTTTATTGCGAACCAACCACCATCGAATTTTGTTGGATGACTTTTCAGGGTCTCAGGTTCTTTGTGATGAGGTAAATAAGGCTTATGTAAACTACCATGATGTCAAAAGTAAACTTGAAACCTTAAGTGCTGAAAGCGCTCTTCTTTCTTCTCAAAAAGAGCTACTAATGCATCAACTTGATGAACTTAATCAGGCTGAAATTAATTTAGAAGAGCTAAATAATATTGAAGACGAGTACAAAGCGTCAGTAAATTCAAGCGAGCTTGTAGAAAAAATATCAAAGATTTTAAATTTATTAAATGATGATCGTGGTGTTAATAACATTCTTATTGAAAGTGAGAGTGAATTGGAACAATCAAAAGAGCTTGATTCTCGTCTTAATGGAATAAGAGAATTAATCTCAAGTGCCCAGGTACAGGTTCAGGAGAGCGTTTATGACTTAAACGACTATCTAAGTAAAATTAGTAACCAGGAGGATAATTTAACACACTTAAGTGAGAGAATTACGCTACTTCATGGCCTTGGGAGAAAGCATAATTGTCAGATTACTGAGTTAGTTGATGTTCAGAAAACTCTTCAAGAAAAAGTTAATGAATTAAGCTCATCTTATGAAGCTTTGGACAAACTGTATCAACAACAAGAAGCATTTGAAAAAGAATATTTCGTCAGGTCAAAAATACTTACACAAGAGAGAAAAAAGGCTAGCAAAATTCTTTCTAAAGAGGTCACTCTTCTTATGCAAAATCTTGGAATGCCTGGAAGTGAAATTATCTTTGAGGTTGGACCGCCTGTTGCAGAAGTTAAGCTGAACGGTGTTGACGAAGTGGTTATTCAAGTTAAAACTAATGCAGGACAAGATTTTAAGCCACTCAATAAGGTTGCCTCAGGAGGCGAACTATCAAGGATCTCCTTAGCACTCTCAGTTTCGGGCACCAACACTGTTTTGATACCATGCGTAGTTTTTGATGAGGTTGATGTTGGAATTAGTGGTTCAGTTGCTGAAATTGTCGGTCAAATGCTAAAAAAACTCTCAAAAAAATATCAAATTATATGTGTAACACATCTAGCCCAGGTTGCAGCTCAAGGCGAAGATCATATGAAGGTTGAGAAAACTCAAAAAGATGGACTCACATTTACAAGTGTGAAGAGCCTCAGCAGGAAAGAAAGAGCTGATGAGGTTGCCCGAATACTTGGCGGGATTAAAATTAGCAACAAAACCAGAATAGCCGCAGAGGAAATGATTGACACTGGCTCCTGA
- a CDS encoding ATP synthase subunit I produces the protein MKSANSLIQYFLLALVVIFYAINGFAFAAFYGAAISLSNTLIFNWYTDKQEALVDADAQKSFRMAINSSVVRALSLILLAIVGLGFLELDPAALCLSMVVGQVGFILDRLRQK, from the coding sequence GTGAAATCAGCAAACTCACTTATTCAGTACTTTCTCCTCGCTTTAGTTGTTATTTTTTATGCCATTAATGGATTTGCTTTTGCTGCTTTTTATGGAGCCGCAATTAGTTTAAGCAATACTTTAATTTTTAATTGGTATACAGATAAACAAGAAGCGTTAGTTGACGCAGATGCGCAAAAAAGCTTTAGGATGGCAATAAATAGTAGTGTTGTTAGGGCGCTCTCTTTAATTCTTTTAGCTATAGTGGGGCTTGGTTTTTTAGAGCTTGATCCTGCTGCTCTTTGTTTGAGTATGGTAGTTGGTCAAGTAGGTTTTATATTAGATAGGTTAAGGCAAAAATAA
- the atpB gene encoding F0F1 ATP synthase subunit A → MASGELTSGAYIKHHLQNLTYGKFPDGHWGFAHSAAEAKEMGFMAVHVDTLGVSFILGALFLFFFARAAKKASIDAPSGFQNFVESIVDFIDENVRGSFNGKNPMVAPLALTTFVWIVLMNTMDLVPVDWLPSLFHAMGVDYLKVVPTTDPNATFGMSIGIFILILYYSVKEKGLGGFVGELTLHPFGKWMLPANLFLEGVNLLAKPVSLALRLFGNMYAGEMIFILIALLPFWIQWSLSLPWAIFHILIVLLQAFIFMTLVIVYMDMAHQKEH, encoded by the coding sequence ATGGCAAGTGGTGAATTAACATCTGGCGCTTATATTAAGCACCATCTTCAAAATTTAACTTACGGAAAATTCCCTGATGGTCATTGGGGTTTTGCTCATAGTGCTGCAGAAGCTAAAGAAATGGGCTTCATGGCTGTTCATGTTGATACCCTTGGTGTTTCTTTTATTTTAGGAGCGCTTTTTTTATTCTTTTTTGCTAGAGCTGCAAAAAAAGCATCTATTGATGCACCCAGTGGGTTTCAAAATTTTGTTGAAAGTATCGTCGACTTCATTGACGAAAATGTTCGTGGCTCTTTCAACGGTAAAAATCCTATGGTTGCGCCACTTGCGCTGACTACATTTGTATGGATTGTCTTAATGAACACAATGGACCTAGTTCCTGTTGATTGGTTGCCGTCACTATTCCATGCAATGGGCGTTGATTATTTGAAGGTGGTTCCAACAACAGACCCTAATGCTACATTTGGAATGTCAATTGGCATATTTATATTAATCCTTTATTACAGTGTTAAAGAGAAAGGATTAGGCGGATTTGTGGGCGAGCTAACACTTCATCCTTTTGGAAAATGGATGTTGCCTGCTAACTTATTTTTAGAAGGAGTGAATTTGCTGGCAAAGCCAGTCTCACTTGCATTGCGTTTATTTGGAAACATGTATGCAGGCGAGATGATCTTTATTCTAATTGCACTGTTGCCATTCTGGATTCAGTGGAGCCTGTCTTTACCGTGGGCTATTTTTCATATCTTAATTGTATTACTTCAGGCGTTTATTTTCATGACCCTAGTAATTGTATATATGGATATGGCACACCAAAAAGAGCATTAA
- the atpE gene encoding F0F1 ATP synthase subunit C has protein sequence MEQSILFLAGSILMGLGALGAAVGIGILGARFIEGAARQPELIPMLRTQMFIVMGLVDAVPMIAVGISMYILFAVAG, from the coding sequence ATGGAACAAAGTATATTATTTTTAGCAGGATCTATTCTTATGGGTCTTGGCGCACTTGGCGCTGCTGTCGGTATTGGTATTCTTGGTGCTAGATTTATCGAAGGTGCTGCACGTCAGCCGGAATTAATTCCAATGCTAAGAACTCAAATGTTTATCGTAATGGGGCTTGTTGATGCGGTACCAATGATCGCAGTTGGTATATCAATGTATATCTTGTTTGCGGTTGCAGGATAA